Genomic segment of Iocasia fonsfrigidae:
CAGCATTATTAACTAATATATCTATTTGGCCGTATTTAGCTAATGCTTCTTCTACTATTTTATTAATACTTTCTTCTTCAAGTAAATCAACCTGTATCTTCAAGAACTTTTTTCCTGTATTAGATTCAATACTTTTTTTAACTTCAGAAAGATCACTTCTTGCCACCCCAGCAATATCTGCTCCAGCCTCTGCCAGTCCTTCAGCAATTGAATAACCAATTCCCTTTAGGCTTGAGCAGCCTGTGACAATAGCAATTTTATTATCTAAATTAAATAGATCCATTATCATACTCCTTTCAATATATTTTGAAGTTATTTAAGTCTTCCCATAGGTACATGATCCATATCAGAAAATGTTTGATTTTCACCAACCATTCCCCAGATAAATGTATAATTAGCTGTCCCTACTCCAGAATGAATTGACCAACTTGGGTTTATAATTGCCTCTTCATTACGGACAACAAGATGTCTTGTTTCATCTGGTTCTCCCATTAAATGAAAAACTAAATTATCTTCAGCAATATTAAAATAAAAATAAACCTCCATCCTTCTATCATGAGTATGACAAGGCATAGTATTCCAGACATTGTGGGGTTCAAGAAGTGTCATCCCCATTAATAACTGGCAGGTATCTAATACATCTGGATGAAGATATTTATAAATCGTTCTCTTATTTGAATTTTCCAGTGATCCTGCTTTCTCTGGCTTGGCATCTTTAATATTAATTTTTTTTGTCGGATAAGTTTTATGAGCTGGTGCACTATTTAAATAAAATTTAGCAGGATTATCACTATCTTTACTACTAAAAATAATCTCTTTATTTCCCATACCAATATATAGCCCATCCTTTGGGTCAAGTGAATACTCCTCTCCATCGACTTTCACAGTACCTTTAGCCCCAATATTTATGACTCCCATTTCTCTCCGGGCCAAAAAATATTCTACACCTATTTCCCTACCTGCCTCCAATTTTAATTCTTGTTT
This window contains:
- the kduI gene encoding 5-dehydro-4-deoxy-D-glucuronate isomerase, with product MEIRNGVHPEDAKHYTTEKMRKEFLIQDLFNSDEVKLVYSYIDRIITGGIKPVKQELKLEAGREIGVEYFLARREMGVINIGAKGTVKVDGEEYSLDPKDGLYIGMGNKEIIFSSKDSDNPAKFYLNSAPAHKTYPTKKINIKDAKPEKAGSLENSNKRTIYKYLHPDVLDTCQLLMGMTLLEPHNVWNTMPCHTHDRRMEVYFYFNIAEDNLVFHLMGEPDETRHLVVRNEEAIINPSWSIHSGVGTANYTFIWGMVGENQTFSDMDHVPMGRLK